TTTAGATGTATGTGTTTTGATTTGAAAGGCTACTTAATGTAGCAGGGAGTGTGGTATTGCATAATTTTTCCAGAAAATGGTTTAATGGCTTCTTGTTCTAATTCAGGGGACAAGCTGAAAAGGAGTTTAAGGTTGAAGTCGAAGCCATTGGGCGTGTTCGGCATAAAAATTTGGTCAGGTTACTAGGCTACTGTGCTGAAGGAGCCCATAGGTACTCTGCTCTTCATTTTTTACATGCTGAAttctttatctttaatcctcaATATTTCATGATCTAGCATGCCAGATGAACTTTGATTCTGGAGTCTTTGACGAATTCTATGATCTATTTGCTTTGTTTGCTTTAGGATGCTTGTGTATGAGTATGTAGACAATGGGAACTTGGAGCAGTGGCTTCATGGAGATGTAGGGCCTTACAGCCCTCTAACTTGGGATATTCGTATGAACATTATGATTGGAACAGCAAAAGGGTATACCTCAAATCAAATAACTGTGAAATTTGGCCTATTCTTTAGATTCTTCATAGTTTGGCATTACAGAAACTAATTGGAGAGTATAGGTTGACTTACCTGCATGAGGGGCTTGAACCAAAGGTTGTTCACCGTGATGTTAAGTCGAGCAACATTTTGCTCGATAAGCAATGGAATCCCAAAGTATCTGACTTTGGCCTAGCCAAACTCTTGGGCTCAGAGAGGAGTTATGTGACAACTCGAGTCATGGGAACATTTGGGTCAGTCAAACATCTTTGATTGAATTATTTTAATCACTACAATCTCAATGTCCTTGAAATTGATTAAGCAAAAAGGTGACATTTCTATTCTGTTTTATAGCTATGTTGCTCCAGAATATGCAAGTACTGGCATGTTGAATGAGAGAAGTGATGTGTATGGTTTTGGAATTCTTCTTATGGAAATAATTTCTGGGAGGAACCCAGTGGATTATAGCCGCCCTCCTGGAGAGGTTGTGTTCAATAACTAAGACAAGTTCAAAatctcttaattttttaaatttaattttagtttttgatTTCCACTTGCAATCTAACTTTCAGGTGAACCTAGTTGAGTGGCTTAAAATGATGGTTACAAACCGGAATGCAGAGGGAGTGTTGGATCCTAAGATGCCTGAGAAGCCTTCTTCAAGGGCATTGAAGCGGGCACTTTTAGTAGCCCTACGCTGTGTTGATCCAAATGCTCAAAAGAGGCCAAAGATGGGGCACGTTATACATATGCTTGAAACTGATGATTTCCCCTTTCGAGAGGTATGTTTGTACTTGATCACACTtctttctctgtctctctcttgctctctctctctctgtctgtTTGTCTGTCTGtctctgtctatatatatataaagttgcaGATGCGCCATTGATTTGGCTTCCATTGCCATTCTAAATATGAAGCTAAAACTGGTGTGGCAGTTCCATTTTGTTAATTTATTGTTTCTTTAAAAACTTTTTGAGAAACACATCCACTTGTGAGTAGTCCCATGTGAGAAAAGAGAATGGAGTGCCTTGTATACATGGATGAGCCCTCAGTACCTAATaatttaaacttttgggtcaactTGGTTCTCATCCATTTATATCAAGCATGCACAAGGACTTCCTGTTTGGAAGATGAAGTTTGTGACCAAAGGCAAGCCAACAAGGGTTATCATGGCAGGGCAGATGAATGTGAATGGTGTCATGATGTGGAGGACTCCTGGCTGCAACTGTTTTGAACTCTTTGTTTGAGAAAACCATTCCTCCTCAATTAGAAATCAATCCTGTTAATGAGATGTGTGGGGCATTGTCTTTTCATTGCATTTGGTACTGTAGGAGAATATCTTCCTTATCACTTAAATCAGATGTGTTAAAATATGATTTTGCCTTATGGGTTTTGTTTGGTTGAGAATGGGTAGATCTAGATTGATCATTTATGAATTATGATATCGCAGAGGCTTCAAATTATCTTATGCCTTTTGGGGAATATTGTGTTCATACagctttttttttcctttgagaaAATTAGAGGATTATGTTAGTGCAAGGGAAAGTGCGCAAGAAGAAGATTACGGAAACTAAAACTACTTGGCTGCCTCATTGCATCTACCCTTGCTTCAAAAGTGGTCCTATGGAGGAGGGTAGTTTTAGAACTAGTAGAAGCTTTGATAAAACAAAATAGCATTTATAGACGTCCAAATATGTTAGATAGCGGCTGCACAAGGAAGCTTCGAAATAACAGCGGATTGAGCATTTCTGAGAGGCGATAACCAGTGGGGCTTGACATCCCAGTTGTAGATGTTCCTTCTGCCTTTGAAGAATGTAATAGCCTTTTGATAAATGCCCTTACATTTTGTTTGGGAGCATAGAATTTGGAtgttagatttggatttgtgtgaatttgaaattTGGACAAAGCTTATTGCAGGATTACATTAAATTTCTTCCCAATGCACACGAAGCCAAATCTAAGTCCTGAAATCTATACTCCAAAACGCTCCCCAAGTGAAGTTGCATTCGAAAAACAAGTGATTTGTGGTTTCAGGACTCTTCTTGAAGAGACAATTTGGATTATTGATTCCACCTCAAGAAAGGAGCTTACCAAGTGTGGACAATCTGTTCAATATTGGCAGCCTACAAACAAAAGCGTGACATAGGATGTTCTGCTTTAACCTGATTGAGGAGTGCAAGGTCAAAACAGGAGATTTGGGTCTGAAATGGCCCCAAGACGAATTAGTGTTTGTGTAACTTATAACTTCGGAAGAAAGATAAGACTATGTAGTCTCATTTAGGACCGATCAAGCGTGCAACTTGTATTAGTAGAAAGTATGACCAAAACTATATTTGTTATATTCTGTTTTGCATGTGACATGAAAGCACATCAGAACATGTTTTGCTCGTTCATTATTTTTTGTCGTGTAAATATTCTAGCCTCATtcattattttttgttgttttattttaattttgttgaAATGTGCCTCAGGATCGTAAAGCTGCACGGGAAAATGGACACTCACAACGTGATATTGTGAAGGAGAGGTTGATGGAAAAACGTATGATTGAATCAGGTGACAGTAGCGGGTATGAAAGCGGTGCCCAAACGAACAGGTCGTTGTGGAGAAAGCAAGATCCTGAAGAACAAAAGTAGTCTCGCCAAGCTCATGTAAAAGGTGGATTGactctcatattttattttattttttaaatgaaaaagcTTTCCATTTGTTTCCATCCACAACTGGGTATCCAAACTTCATTCTTGTCATCTGTATATGTTGTTTGCATTAATATGAGAATCTGCATTATTTGTAGATCTGATATCACGTGTCATTCTCTGTACACCatttgtttattttataaaaatcgaAGAATTATGGTTTCCTGTATCAATTGAGTTCATCAGCTTGTCTCCCAAATGGTAAAAATGACAGTAGGAAGTTTGAAATGAGTTCTTTTTCTAAAGTGGCAATTTGGATCAgggattttgtttgaaaaaataaaaggaaaataagaaagaaatttatttttcattatatttctctctacataaaatattattaaaaataaaaaattattttaatatgattaaaaattaagaaagactAAATATTAAGGATGTgtagaatttaaattttgtttattgatttggtgtgtgtgtgtgtgtgtatttatttatttattttttcttacttttcttaATAATCTAACATGAAAAAGTCTTGATTTGTGCACGTGGGGAGGAGAAGATAATGGGAGTGGATGAGAACTTGGTGGGGCAAGGTGGTGCCACCCGCCCCGCGCGGGGGTACGGGACGTGGAGGTAGTATTTGAAGTTTTAGAATTAGAGTGTGTTCAACTCCCAAAGTTAGATGGGACATCTTCGCCTATTTATGCATCAGACCACGATGCTGATAGATCTATACAACCGTTGAGTAAGAAAAAACATTATGATTTTGATTTGGATTTACAGGTTTTTGTGGCATCATTGAAGGATCAGCTAGGACAAGGTGTGCGTCATTCTTGGCGGGTTCTTACCTGCCCCTCAAAACTTAATTTATGATTGATACAATGTTAGTGTGGAGTGTAAGAGGTTTGGGAAGATTGAGAAGGAGGTTGAAAGGTTTAGTTAGATGTCACAGAGTTGCTATTATAGCTATTGCTGAGCCGTTCTTGGAGGATATCTGGATGTCCCGACTAGCTAACTAAATACTACTTCTTAACTATTGCAATAATGGTGAGGTGGGAGGTAAGCTGTGAGTATGTTGGAGAGAAGACTTAAATTTTGAGACGGTTTGTATGAATAATCAAATAATTTCTGGCTTGTTACTTTTAGATAAcaagaatttttttatttctttcatttatggaaAGTGTACTCAGAATGAACGCAGGGAGTTGTGGCAAGCTTTGGAAGATTTACAACCTGAGGATCACCCTTGAATTGTGGTGGGGGATTTTAATGTGATTAGAGAGGATGGGGAGATGATTAGAGGTAATCCACGACCAATTGAAGCCATGGATGAGTTCAATTTTTGTTTGGATAACTGTGGTCTCATGGAAGTGTCTTTTAGTGGGAGGAGGTTCTCATGGTGTAATGGTCATGAAGGTCACTCTCGTAGTTGGGCAAGGCTTGATAGAGTGATTATGAATATGAGTTTTTGTAACACCTTCCTTAATGCTCATTTGGAGTATCTAATGAGGAAGTCGTCAAATCACAGTCTTATGGTTATCAATTTTGACAAATTGGAGATGAGGTATGACCcgtcacctttttgttttcaaaatatgTGGTGTTCACATGATTCTTTTATTGACTGTGTGGTGAAGGCGTGGGTTGAGCTGGTATATATCAAGGGTCTTTTGAAGCTTGCAACCAAACTGAAAAAAACAAAGATAGCTCTTAGAGTATGAAATAAGCAGGTTTTTGGGCATGTAGATCAAAATATTAAGGAGCTTGAGGAACGTTTGAAGGTCCTAGAAAATCAAATGCTATGTGATTTTGACCCGAGCATTGAAACAAAATATCTTCTCACCAAGCCAGATATGGAAATATGGGGAACAAAGGGAGGAGACTAGATTGACGCAACAAGCAAAAAAATCTTGGCTTAAAGAAGGGGACCAAAATTCCAAATTTTTTCATGCGGCGGtaaagcaaagaaggaagaattctatgatttcaaaaatg
The sequence above is a segment of the Malania oleifera isolate guangnan ecotype guangnan chromosome 8, ASM2987363v1, whole genome shotgun sequence genome. Coding sequences within it:
- the LOC131162098 gene encoding probable serine/threonine-protein kinase At1g01540, translating into MSDSKGAFLNDELSKHTSIFGLRLWVILGISVGAAIVLVLFLISLWFTSRRNKSLIKSAIPNVSKEIQEIRIDHSRDQAHPHPDSKSGQTQITNPLPESDPFAGADRQALPLPLEDEGQVGLHRIHVEIGKDHRISYPERCGGSGGGGSLHGSGESRSGDQVTIAVPEVSHLGWGHWYTLRELESSTNGFSDENVIGEGGYGIVYRGVLEDNTKVAIKNLLNNRGQAEKEFKVEVEAIGRVRHKNLVRLLGYCAEGAHRMLVYEYVDNGNLEQWLHGDVGPYSPLTWDIRMNIMIGTAKGLTYLHEGLEPKVVHRDVKSSNILLDKQWNPKVSDFGLAKLLGSERSYVTTRVMGTFGYVAPEYASTGMLNERSDVYGFGILLMEIISGRNPVDYSRPPGEVNLVEWLKMMVTNRNAEGVLDPKMPEKPSSRALKRALLVALRCVDPNAQKRPKMGHVIHMLETDDFPFREDRKAARENGHSQRDIVKERLMEKRMIESGDSSGYESGAQTNRSLWRKQDPEEQK